In Clostridium butyricum, the genomic stretch TTTGCTCAACTGGACTCTTTAATGCTAGTGGTGTTGCGCCTCTTTTATCTACAATACAATTTACTTCAATTACTGAATCGTCTGGAATTCCTTTAATTGTTCCGTTATTTTTAATATTTACTGTATGAATATCTTTCTTATCGTTATATATTGCACTTATTAAAGATACTGCAGCATCAGAGTAATATGCTCCCCCTCTTTTTTCAAGTTCAACTGGCTTAGTATTTAATTCAGCATTTTTGTATATTTCAAATAACTTTTCTTCTATTTTCTTAACTTGTTCTGCTCTTGTTCCTATAGTTTCTGATGCTTCTTTTTCTTCTTTTAGTAATCTGTCTGTCATATAATAATATCTATGATATGGACATGGTACCATTCCTAATGCATCTAAAAATTCTTTAGGCCACTTTAAGTCAGATATGTTTTTCATTGTAAGACTTGCACCATCTTTTAATTTTTCTATAACTTTTTTAGTTACATTTTCATCCTTGTACCAAACATTTCTTCCCCACACCAAATGGTTAAGTCCTACATATTCTATAAATACATCTTTGCTATCAACATCAAGCATAGAAACAATGTCCATCTTCATATGTATTGGTACATTGCATAATCCTATACACTTAATATCGGTATATTTTAATACTGCTTCTGTAACCATTCCTGAAGGATTGGTAAAGTTAATTAACCATGCACTAGGACAAATTTCTTTTATATCCTTGCATATATCTAGTATTACTGGAATTGTTCTTTGAGCTTTAGTAAAGCCCCCTGGTCCTACTGTTTCTTGTCCTAAAACATCATACTTTAATGGAAATCTTTCATCTCTTGCTCTTGCATCTAATCCTCCAACTCTAAATTGTGTTACTACAAAGTCGGAGTTTTCCAAAGCTTCTCCTCTATTTAATGTAAGAACAACTTTTACATCTAATCCAGCTTTTTTTAACATTCTTTTAGCTAAATCTCCAACTATACTCAGCTTTTCCTTACCTTCTTCTATATCTACTAAATCTATTTCACCAATAGGAAGTTCATCTTTTCTTTTTATGAATCCATCTATTATTTCAGGAGTGTAACTGCTTCCTCCACCAATTACTGTAATTTTCAATTTACGCATTTCTTTATGCCTCCAATATAAATATTTTTATATTAATCTAGCACCGATTTTTTTATCGGTGTTAGATTTTATGTTTTATGTTAATTATTGTTTTCCATACCTTCTTTAATTAATTTCTTTTCATAAGCTTTAAAGAATGGGAAGTATATTACTGTTACAATTGCAATATTAATTAGTACTAAAATTATAGCTCTCCAATCTCCTCCAGTTGCAAGATATGCACCAATTGGTGCTGGCAATGTCCATGGTGCTAGTACTACTGGTTTTGCAACTAAATTAAGAACCATTGCAAAATATGAAATAATTCCACAAACAACAGGACCTAAGATAAATGGAATAATTAATAATGGATTTAACATAATAGGTGCACCAAAAATTACGGGCTCATTTATGTTACATATTCCAGGTATTAAACAAGCCTTCCCAATATCTTTTAGATATCTAGATTTAGAAACAAGCATTAATAGTACCAAACCTATAGTTGCTCCTGATCCTCCAATCCATACAAACCATTGGAAAAATGGTTCTGGTGCAATATTAGGAACAGGTTGTCCAGCTGCTTGTGCTGCAACATTTGCATCAAGCATAGCTAACCATATAGGTCTAGCTACAGTTCCAACAACAGAATCTCCATGAATACCACAACCCCATAAAAGTGTAATAAGAAGAATTGGAACAACTATTCCTGGAAGTGAATTTCCTGCTGTAACTAATGGTTTAAATATATTAAGAATAAATTCCTGAATATCAAAATTTAATAAATCTCTTATAATCCATATTGGTATAATTATTAAAGTTGCAGGTATTAATGCAGCAAATGAATTTGCAACTGATGTTGGAACTTCCTTAGGCATCTTTATTGTAAGATTTTTTTCTTTGCAAAATCTATAGATTTCAACTGCAAAGATTGCCATTAAAATTGAAACAAACATACCAGATCCACCTAAGTTAGATAAAGGTAAAACCCATCCTTGAGGATCGATATTTAATGGAACATTAGTAAGTAAAAAAGCTGCTAAACCTAAACTACCACCAGATAAAGGATCTAGCTTGTAAGATTTAGCTAAATTATATGCAATACCAAATGATGCATATAAAGCCATTATTCCCATACTTAAACGATATGGAAACATTATTTGAGTTACATATGGCTTTACAAGTGCTTTTAACGTTTCAGATGGTGGAATAGCAATAACTAGAAAGAAACTACCTACAATTATTAATGGTATAGTAGATACGATACCATCCCTAATAGCTTTTAAATGTCTTTGTTCCGATAACTTTGTCATCGGTGGTAATAAATATTTTTCTAACCATTCAAAAAAAGTTTTCATTTTTTATTCCTCCTTTTAAATTAAAGACTATTTACAATATTTCTTTATTTGTTTAAGAACTCTTGCCCCACCTAATGGTGTATAGCCTATAGGTTCGATAGTCTCTACTTGTAATTTAAATTCTTCCCCTTGTTCTTTAAAATCCTTTAGTCTATGTCTTACTTGTGGGGCTACCAATGCTAAATCGTATTCATTTTGCTTTATTTCATCATAAAATTCACTTGTACCAACTGCTTTAATCTCCAATTTAAAATTTTCTTTCTCTGCTTCTTTTTTAATCGCCTCAACTACTATTGCACTTGACATTCCACCTGAACATACCATTAATACTTTCATAAATAAAACCTCCAATTTTAATACATTATTTTTGTTATTTATATATTCACTAAACATTTTGCAATGCTTTTGAAATATACCCCTCATTTTTTTCTAATAAATTCTTTGCTGACTCTTTATCTAAACCACTCTCAATCATGAAGATAGATAATTTAACATCATAATCAGTTTCATTTAAATACTTTTCTGCTTCATCTTTAGAAATATTTGTAGCTAAGCTTACTATTCTTTTAGCTCTTTCTAATAATTTTAGATTTGTAGGTTTTAAATCCACCATAAGATTTCCATAAACCTTACCTATCTTTATCATTGAAACTGTAGATAACATATTAAGGACCATTTTTTGTGCACTTCCTGCTTTCATTCTTGTAGATCCTGTTATAACTTCTGCTCCTGTCACTACTTCTATAGCTATATGAGCTATTTTTGACATTTCAGAACCAGAATTACTTGTAATCGATATCACGAAAGCCCCAATTTGTTTTGCCAGTTCCATTGCACCAATTACATATGGTGTTCTTCCGCTAGCAGCTATTCCAACAAGTATATCCTTAGATGAAAACTTTATTTTTTCTAAATCATTTTGACCTTGTACCTTTTCATCTTCTATACCTTCTTTTGCTTTAAACATAGCATCTTTTCCACCAGCCATAATTCCTTGAATCATGTCTTCTGAAACTCCATAAGTAGGAAAACACTCTACAGCATCTAAAACCCCAAGTCTTCCACTAGTTCCTGCGCCTATGTATATAAGTCGTCCATTATTTTTAAATGCCTCTGTTATTTTTTCAATAGCCATTTCTATTTTAGGAATTTCTTTTTCAACTGCACTAGCAACCTTCTTATCTTCATTATTAATCGTTTTCAAAATATCCATAGTAGATAGCCTGTCTATATTGAGTGTATCTAAATTTACACTTTCAGTAACTAAACTTTCCAGATTAAATTTATTCATTAAAATCACCTCTCTCTTCCTTACAAATTAAGTATATACCTGCTGAACTTTTGTGTCAATATATTTTTATTATATTGAAATATTATTTCAATACTTATCTTAAATTAACTTTTTAATGTATTTATAAATCTTCTCTTTATGGCAATATAATTCTTTTTCCACTTGTAGTGAAAGTATTATATTATATAAAACTCTCATTTTTAATATTCATATTTCTTGTAAATGACTTAATAATTTTAAAATTATCGACATTCTGGCCACTATATTAAATTAATGAAATACAAAAAACAGCCAGTATATAAACACTAGCTGCCTGTATATCTTAATTGTACATTGCTCATAACAATTTAATTTCATTAATAAATTATAATTCATTAACTACGCTTTAAAATTTCAGTTTCTATTAATGAGTTTGAAATAGTCATTGCACGTATTAAGGACGTAAATCGCTTATATTGTGTGCTTCCTTCTTCATATTTCCTTTGTGACTTTTCTGTTTTACTTTTATAAAACAGCTATTCGCTTTACTTTTATACCTCAATTAAATTTTATTTATATATTTATCATCTATCTAATACCATAGTATATTCAAATTCTTTTGTTTCTTCATTAACCTTTTTCTCTAAAATTCTAAAATTATTTTTACAATAGAAATTCACTGCTTTTTTATTTCTCACAAAAACATATAATTTAATATGTTCATACTTTATCTTACAATAATTTAATAGATTAGAGCCTATTCCCTCTCTCTGATATTCCTTTTTCACAAAAAGTCCTGCAATATAACTTTTATCTATAACTCCTATAAATCCCTTTATTATATTTTCTTCCTTATATATATAAACTTCAGCTAATGGAAGCATTTCTTTAACTACCTGAAAATTATTAATCCAATATTCTTTAGGTACAAAATTGTGAGCTTCTATATTAGTTTCAATCCATATTTTCATTACTTCATCTAAATCATTTATCTTAAATTCTTTTATCATATCTTTCTCTCCAATTTAGTAAAATATAAAAATTGAAGCATTACTCACTCATTCATTTCACCCCTTCAAAAATATATATCTTTTAACATTATAACCTACTTTACTTGAATATTATTAACATCTATTATGTCATAATCAATCTAAGTATTACCCATTAAAAAAGGTAGATTCAATCTCTTTTCTAAAATAGATTTTCATCTTGCTTAAATTTCAAATCCAAAATCTTTAACACATTTTCTAATAGCTTCTTCAGTTTCTAAAAAAACAATTCCATTATTTTCTAATTTTAAGTTTGATATTCTTAAATCTCTTTTTCTTTCTTTAAACCGTTCTTCATCCCTTATTAATATCTCGTTAATTTTATGTGATAAATTCATCTCTTCTAAAATAATTTTTGCTACATTATAAGTGCTTAAATTATTTTCACTGCCAGTATTGTAAATTCCAAAGGGTATTTCAAATATTTTATAGAAGTTTTCAAGTAAATCATATACATAAGTCATTCCTCTATACTCATTTGATGGAACTCTCATATTTTCGTCTTTTAAAAGTGCACGAGTAACATTCCATATAATATTAGCATTTACTTTACCACACTTTTCTGGAAAACCAAATAACCAATTAAATCTTAAAATCCATACATTTTCTGTGATTTTACTGACTTCTTGTTCTGCAAGAAGCTTTTGCTTGCCATACACTGTATCTGGAATTGGAATGGTATCTTCGTTATATGGACCTTCTTCTAAATTTCCATTGTAAACTTGTTCTGAACTTATATGAATTAGATTCGCTTTTACCAAATCTGAAGCTTTTGCAATGTTTTTACTTCCTGTTACATTTATTTCAAAAGAATACTCAGGATTCTTTTCACAGACTTGTGTATCTGCAATAGCTGCAGTATGAACTATAAACTTTGGGTTAACTTCTTTAACTTTTGATATGACTTCTTTTTCATGAGTTATATTAAGTTCTTCCTTTGATAATGAAATAATATCATACTTATCTTTATAATATTCATTAAATCTGGATGCAAAGAAACCTTTACCTCCAGTAATTAAAATCTTATCCATTAGCTATCTCCCCCATTCGCTTCTATATTTTTTGTCATAATTTATAAATTATATTATATCATATAATTTATCGTATCTTATCTTTACCACATTTAAAAAGATTTTATATAAACCTAATTAATGCAAAAAAATTGCAAATCCAATTTTTTGAATAATGCAATTTTTTTATTAAATATTTATTTTTTATTATTCATAATTATATCTTAGTGTATAAACTATATAATTATGATAAAGGAAACTGAATTTCAGTAACATATTCTTCTGGATTATTTGTTTCCCATTCACCCTTATGGTATATTTCACGAACTGGTCCATCTATCTTATAATTATTTTTCTCAATCCAGTTATATATGGCTTTATAAGTTTCTCCTATTGTATTAAATGAACCTTGGTGAACAACGCAAGCCATTTTATCTACAGCAGGTAACTCATAAACTTTAAAAATTTTATTATCATCAACACGTTTAGTTACAGGTTCAGCTACTTCAATATCCCATGATTCTGATGTTTCGTAGTTCCATGTTGAATTATGAAACAATATCATACAAGGAATTGTACGTTTAGTTTCTGATTTATCTATAAAACTATTAATACTTGTCCACATTTTATCACATTCTTCAAAATCACATTTATTAATTATATTTCTTATTGATGCAATAAGCACTGCTTCAACTCTTTTTACAGTTATCTCATTCATAATTGGCACACCTCCGTTTTTAATTAGAAAAATATTTGTTCTAAGACGGTTGAGCCTTTTTAATTCATTTTCTAATGCCTGTTCAAGTATTTCAGCTTTATCTTCAAGCATTGAAATTATAGAATCAATTGAAGGAGTACTTTGTAGAATTGATGCTATTTCACTAAGTGAAAATCCTGCATCTTTTAAAGCTAAAATTTTATTTACATTAGCAAGTTGCATTGCACTATAATATCGGTATCCTGTAAAATCATCAACTTTTTCAGGTTTTAGAATACCTATTTCATTATAATGATGTAGTGTATTAATTGATAATCCACTTAAATTTGAAAATTCACCTATCTTAAACATAGTATACCTCCATTTATTAGGCTTTACAGGTGTGCACCCCTGTCGTCTATATTCATTATATAGTAATGGGTAACCATAGAGTCAACATTTATATAATCATTTTTTCTTCTAGTAAATGAACTCTAACATATTTATTGTCTTTTCTTTTTAATTGAAATGATTAAATATGTTAGAGTTTTTTATTAAGTTTTAACTAGAACAATGACTCATAATAATGATATCTAATTATCTACAAGATTTTTAGTTGCAGGGCTTTCTATTAATTTTCCATTATAATCAAATCTTGATCCATGACATGGACAATCCCATGTTAATTCATCTGCATTCCAATGTAGCTCACATCCTAAGTGAGCGCATTTTGTTGATACGAAAAAGACTTCTCCTTTGATGTTTTTATAAACTCCAACCTTTTCTCCTTCATGCTCAACAATTCCTGCATGACCATTTTGAATATGTTCTATTCTATTGCTCGGAATATATATTTTTTGTGCTATAAAATTTTTGGCTGTTTTAGATATGTCTTTACCAACATTACTTATAGACAATGATAAATCAAATCTTTTTGGTGAAAAAATTTCAGAATAATCATTTTCTTTTCCTGATATCATATCAGATATGAGCATAGCAGATACCATAGAACTTGTCATTCCCCATTTATTAAATCCTGTTGCTACATATATATTAGGTGTATCATCAGAATATCTTCCTATATAAGGTATTCCATCTATAGTCATACAATCCTGTGCTGACCAGTAATATACTTCTTTTGACTTTGGGTATAATTCTTTTGCAGCTTTTCTTAACTTTTCAAAACTTCCACCAGTTTCATTTTCTCCTGTTCTCTGCTTTATTCCGCCCAATAATAATAAATCCTTATAACTTCTAAATGAATACCCACTTTCATCAACATCAATATACATGCCATTAATATTATCTGCATCCTTTAATGCTAAAACATAAGATCTCTCTTGATGCATCTTTAAAAAATAAAATCCTGGTACATTCATTATTGGATAATGTGTTGCTACAACTATATTGTTAGCAGATATATTACCCTTATTTGTAATAACCAGATTTTCTTTAATTTCTAAGGCTCTAGTATTTTCATATATAATTAAATCCTCACATATATACCTTAAAAACTTAAGAGGATTAAATTGCGCCTGATTATTAAATTTAACGGCCCCATTAATTTTAAATGGAAGATCATTAACTTCTTCAACAAATTCCGCATTAATACCAACTCTATTAGCTGCTTCAACTTCTTCTTTAATGAGAGCTTTTTATTAAATCATAATCTAAAACTTCATTAAATTAATCTTAATACTAAAACTTACAGCAAAAAAGAACGCCATATCCCAGTAAGATCAGCATCCCCCTTTTATACAATAAAAATATATTAATCTATAAATTTACAACTCTCTTTGCATTAAAACAGCTGTGTATCCTTCTTTTTCAAATTCATCTCCAGTTTTATAAAAAGAATTTTTCAGCCAGAATGCTTCACTTTGAGAATTTCCATTTGCATAAGCCAAGCGAATATATTTAAATCCTAGTGCTTTTAGATATGTAGCACATTCCTCAATGATGTTAGAACCAATTCCCTTTCCTTGATACTCTTGCTCCATCATAAATAATCCAATAAAAGCAGTCTTATTGTCTGGAAAATTAATTATTAAATCCATAACAGCCACCAATATATGATTATCAAAAAATCCTATATAAAATTTATCTTCTTTACTTTTATTAGGTGGTAACATATTCATATCTTCATGAATACTCTCTTTTGTCACATACGGTGGACAATATTTATAAAACTTTGGATTTCCTATGGATAAAGTATATATTAAATCTATATCTTTATCATCTAATTTTCTAATTTGGTATTTTAAAGAAAGTTCACTTATATTCATTCTTACCTCCACATTTAGATTATCGATATTTTACTATTATCATTTCCGAGTTCATCCTTTATCCAATCCACTATTGTATCAATGTGTTCTGGATGTTATTTTAACATTACTATCTTAATAATTATCTCACCTACCAATTTTGGAATTTTTCGCTTAAACCATCAGATTATACATCATTATCATAAATGGCATTGTTATAATACACAAGATAACAGATAATGCATTAATTACACTTGCCATTCCTGGATTATTATCATAAATCTGTGCAAACTGCGTTACGCTTGAAGCACTTGGTGCACATGCGGCAAGAAAAGAAATAAGCATAATTTCATCAGCCCCTTTAATAAGACGTGTCATTCCACTAAATATAAAAATTAATAATACTATACCTGGTAAAAAAATCAGCCTGAAAAACGAAATCATATATGCCCTTTTCTGCATACAAACTTCCTTTAAATTCATATTTGCAAGGAGCATTCCTATAACAAACATTGATAATGGTCCCATCAAATTTCCCATACTGTTCATTGCACTTTGAACTGGTATTGGTAAATTAACCTGACCTATAAAAATAATGATTCCTACAAATATAGCTAATATATTGATATTAAAAAGAATCTTTTTAATATCAAAGTTACGATCTTCACTAATTATGAACTTACAATGTGTCCATATTAAAATTGTCTGTACTATAAGATATGCACTTGCATAAAAAACCATTTCTTGTCCTAAAACCAGCTGAACTAATGGAATGATAAGATTTCCACAATTAGAATAAATCACAGATGCTTTTTCAATTGTATTAAACTTGAATATTTTTTCAAGTATATAACTTATAAATATGTAAACAATATGAACAATAATAGCAGCAAATACTGCCAATACAAATCCTTTCACTTTGTCAGCTGTTAATTCTATGGTAAAAGCATTAATTATTGCACATGGTCCAGAAACAAATAAGACCAATGTTGATAATATCTTGCTATCTGAAATATTACATATTTTCTTTCTAATCAATATGTATCCAACAATTATCATTAAAAACATTGCAGCAATTTGCTTCATTAAACTGATACTAAGTTCCATAATCTCCCCCTTGTTTTATCAATAACCACTCTTCTCAATTCCAAATAATACATAAATCCTAATTTAATGTTAATAATTTAAACTAATCATGAAAGAAAAAATATAATCTATTATACTAACAAATATTTTACCATATCTTAATATTAAATATATTTAAATTTACTATTCTTAATTGCAAATTATTTTGTTATTTTAGCTTAGTTTTTCTAATTTCTCTCGTAATAACAACTACACCATAAACACCACATATTAACAGTATAATATCTTCATAAACATTAAATATTACTGACTTAATTCCTGTTAGCCCCCATATAGTTAGTAGAAAAAGTAAGAATTTATTTTTTCTACTATAACCTGAATACACTGCTATACTAAGACTTATAATAGGACAAGGCATTATATAAGTAACCATCTTTGGATAATAATTTCCTAATAAAATTGAAATGCCAGGATATATTGCATATAATAACAATAATAGAATTTGCCAAGGATTAGGTCTTTGAAGCTTATCATCTGTATTACGTATGCATTCATATAGAAATATTGCTCCGCAAATAAAATATAATGGCAAAGCAAATAGCTTTTGAACTGGTTCAATTCCATATATACAAAAAAATACAATACTTATATAGATATTAGCAATACCTAATGCCAATTTTGCAATCCATTTAATTTTCCCATAATATGATAATAATAATGATAAACCTAAAAAAAACATTAGTATAATTTGAATAGTTACAGTGTGTTTATTATAATTAGCTATAACATTCCAAAATATTTGTGAATTCATATAAACATCTCTTTATAAATTACAATTCATTTTAGATTAATTATAATTCGTTTGGAAAGCATTACAATGTTAAATTTTTTAATAGTATTTTATATTTGTTTATGCACAAAATCTACAGTGAATCACTATATATGTATTGTGCCGTATTTTAAACAAAAAAATATCACACTATCCATTTATTATTTTTAATAATGTGATATATAAATATTAAATTTTATACATATATAAATTTATATAATTTCAATGCCTTTTTCTTTAAACTCATCAATCAATTCTTCTGAACACATTGCAATATATTCTACTTGCCTTAAGTTTGGTAATTTTTCAAATCCCCCTATACTTTTAACATCAAATTCATCAGATTCACCATCATACTCTGGCATAATCATAAAGTATATCTCTTCACCACCATCAAAACAAAGCTCTGTAACAAGTGCTAAATCTTCTTTTGTAAGATTTAAATTTTCAAAAAACTCAACCATCTCTGGAATGCACTCAAAACCATCACCTTCATACACAGCAACATATTTTTCATTCATTTCTTCAAGTTTGTTTGAAAAACTTGTTTCTTTTTCCAATAGACTATTAATTACAACTAGTTTGAATCCAAAGTCTTCAAATATACCACTTTTATCTTTAAACATTTTTCTTCCCCCATAAATATTTATAATTTATTTAACATAAATATTATAACATAATTTGTAAATATCACATTATTCAATTTTCAAAGAACCAATATCTATTTATTACGTCAAATCTACATTTTGCGCACAAAAAATATCACATAATTCATTTACTTCTGAATAATGTGATATTAATCTAATATCTATCCTAAAACACTAAAAATCCAATCAGCTATCCATGTGTACTTTTGATACTTAATATAATCAGGATCTGTTACTGCTGGGTCTGAACCATCCAGTGTATTAAAAGCATCTATTTCAAATTGATAACAAATATCTTTAAGTTCTTCAATTTGGTCATCAGTAGCTTCAATATCAATAGTACACATAATTTCTTTTGAAAAGCCTAATTTATATAATGGAGTATCTTTAATAATAAGATTTACATTAATGTCTGGCATTAGATTCCCAATACCTTTTTTTAACCTCAAATAAGTATTAAATTCAGTTTCTATTCTCACTGATACCACTCCCAATTAAATAATTTAACTTAATTATATTTTTTCATATCACTATGAACCAGATTATCCTATTAGGTGTATGAAAATAATTAACCTCTCATAAATACGGTGTTTTCCAATTATTATTCTATAAAAAGAATAGTAATTATATTCTAACCACATTTCTAATTCACTAATTATTTTCATAAGAAAAACTCCTTAGTTTAAAATATACATTTCGATTTGTCTATAACCACATTATAATATATTTATATTTATCATACTTTAACTTTATTTGTTATCCCAATTAAGAGGTATATTCTTAACCATACCGAAGCTTTTAAGAATAAAATCACCATTTACATATTGAAAAACTACATCAAATTCTGTATTTTCATTCATTCCATAGTATCTTAGACTTATTATATCCAGAACATCAAAGCATATATAAGCAACCTCATACATATATGCAAATTTACTATCTCCACTGTATTTTTGAGCGATACAGTCCATTGTACAAAGACTTTTAGCAATAAATACAATATATGGTCTTAACTCCTCAAATTTTGATACTTCTTCCTCCAAATCAACAGTAACTTCATTATACCTTTTGTCTCCAAAATATATCAGAACCTGTGTTTCATCAATCAATTTTAATTCATTGGCATCCACAACTAATTTTAAGTTGTCTGCATAACGCTCATGTATCAAATTATCTTCCCCCTTGTATAATCTAGTTGTAACATTGTATAGAAAACTATTTATAATTCAAACGAACATTACAAGTCTAATTATTATTAATATTCTTATTTATTACTCTGCCTACGCCCAGAAATGGACTCTGCATTTCATACAAAAAATAATTTTTTAATTAAAAAGATGCTTTGTCTATTGCAAACATAGGCAAATTTCAAAATATTAAGTTATATTTCAAAATTATAATACTGTTTTTTCAGACCCTACATCTATTGAGATTTTGAATAATTATACCAGTCCAAAATTAAGAATAGACACTCTTAAAGAAGATGTACTCAAAATTGCCATTGAAAAGTCTAAAAAAGGATCAACTTTGTCTGAAAAAGTATATTCAAAATTAATTACTATTGCAAAAAAAGCTAGTATTATCACCATTCTGCTAGGCGGTTTATCCATTAAAATATCTAGTTCTTTGGCATTAATTAAAGCTTTTAAATCACAAATAGATAACTTATTAAACGAAATCAACACATTACTTGAATCATCTGAATTTCCTAAATCTATAAAAAAATTTTGAATTAATAGATTCTATTCCTGGTATAGGACGTCTAACAGCTATTCTTTTAATAGCTTATCCAATTATGTTACTTAAATTCAAATTTAATTAATCTACTATTATTGGTTAATTATATAATATTTACTAATACTTAAAATTATCAAACTATTTTTATATTTTCCATCATGCATATCTCTTTTCTTTATAGCTGCCACTGGAATAAATCAACGTTTTTTATCTTAATGGCTCTCCAAGATCATATCCATCGAGTTCTATAATTTAATATTAAATATAACCAATAGTCTTATTTCATTTTTTAATTGCACTATGAAATTTTTACGAACTATACTTTTCTAGAGTTTTATAATTATTAAATTTTATCTTAAGAATATTTATAAGTATTGTTTACATATATTCCATATAATTCTATAATTTAAAATAGAAAACAATGTCAAAGGGGTGGAAATAATAATGAATAAAAATATAATTAAAAGTTTAAGTACTGCACTTATTAGCTGTAGTTTATTTTGTATCCCTGCAAATGCAGAATGGAAATACGATTCCACAGGCTGGTGGTATACAGAAAATAATAGTTATTCAACTGGATGGAGACTAATAGGTGGTGAATGGTATTATTTTAAAGAAGATGGTTATATGGCTTCAAGTACCTATTGTGAATTTAATAATGCTACTGGTTCTTATTCACCTGGCACTCCTATAGAATGTAATGGCAACTACTATTACTTTGATAAAGA encodes the following:
- a CDS encoding GNAT family N-acetyltransferase, which encodes MNISELSLKYQIRKLDDKDIDLIYTLSIGNPKFYKYCPPYVTKESIHEDMNMLPPNKSKEDKFYIGFFDNHILVAVMDLIINFPDNKTAFIGLFMMEQEYQGKGIGSNIIEECATYLKALGFKYIRLAYANGNSQSEAFWLKNSFYKTGDEFEKEGYTAVLMQREL
- a CDS encoding AEC family transporter, encoding MELSISLMKQIAAMFLMIIVGYILIRKKICNISDSKILSTLVLFVSGPCAIINAFTIELTADKVKGFVLAVFAAIIVHIVYIFISYILEKIFKFNTIEKASVIYSNCGNLIIPLVQLVLGQEMVFYASAYLIVQTILIWTHCKFIISEDRNFDIKKILFNINILAIFVGIIIFIGQVNLPIPVQSAMNSMGNLMGPLSMFVIGMLLANMNLKEVCMQKRAYMISFFRLIFLPGIVLLIFIFSGMTRLIKGADEIMLISFLAACAPSASSVTQFAQIYDNNPGMASVINALSVILCIITMPFMIMMYNLMV
- a CDS encoding DUF6064 family protein, encoding MNSQIFWNVIANYNKHTVTIQIILMFFLGLSLLLSYYGKIKWIAKLALGIANIYISIVFFCIYGIEPVQKLFALPLYFICGAIFLYECIRNTDDKLQRPNPWQILLLLLYAIYPGISILLGNYYPKMVTYIMPCPIISLSIAVYSGYSRKNKFLLFLLTIWGLTGIKSVIFNVYEDIILLICGVYGVVVITREIRKTKLK
- a CDS encoding DUF6892 domain-containing protein — encoded protein: MFKDKSGIFEDFGFKLVVINSLLEKETSFSNKLEEMNEKYVAVYEGDGFECIPEMVEFFENLNLTKEDLALVTELCFDGGEEIYFMIMPEYDGESDEFDVKSIGGFEKLPNLRQVEYIAMCSEELIDEFKEKGIEII